The nucleotide window AATGATCGTACTAGAAATATTGATCGTGTAAATTATAATACTCGATAACAGGCAAAAAAACAAGCCTGATGAAAAGGAGAGTCAATGATGAATGAAGTAGTGAACTATTTAAGAACGTGCGGAACTTTCTTTCTGGCAACGAGTGAAGAAGAGAAGCCGCATGTTCGCCCGTTTGGAGCTGTCTGCGAGTTTGAAGGTAAGCTCTATTTTGTAACAAATAACAAAAAGAAGGTTTATCAACAATTAAAAGAAAATCCAAGCGTAGAACTTTGCGGAATGAGTAAGGGAACTTGGATCCGTGTTTCGGGTGAAGTGAAGGAAGATGATCGGCGGGAAGCGCGGCTGGCGATGATGAATGAAAATCGACAGGCACTAAGCAGTATGTATACAGTGGATGATCATCTCATGACAGTTTTCTATTTTGTACAAGGAGAAGCAACCCTTTATTCGTTTACCGAAGAACCCAAAAAAATCCAGCTTGACTGAACTAAAACTACAGTCCCTGTTAACAAGAAAATAAAATGTCATAAAACAAGACTTTCTATCCATAGACTGAAATCCTGAAAAAAGAATTCCTTCTTAATGCTTGCAAGCGTAAATTTGAAGTCAGGAAATGCAGAGGATCCGCTTATTTACGCCAAAACAAAGGGATGGAATACCCGTAGAAAACAAAATTCTGGAAATCCGACTTGTTCAACTTTGTTTTCTTTTCACAGCCCCTGGAAAATGGTAAAATAATAAGCATAGAGGTGAGTTTTCATGGCATCCATCGCATACATTACAGACCGCAATATGATTGAATTTCATCGTCTTAACGGGAATCGGACGATGAATTTCTGGCGTCCCAGCAATTCTAAGAAATTTACCGATTTCAAACCGGGTGACTTGTTGTTTTTTCTTGCGAAAGGCAGTGAGCGCGGCCGGCACAGGGAAAAGGGAATAGCTGGTTACGGACGCTTTCAGAAAGCCCATACGCTAAGCTTTCGGCAGATGTGGAATGTCTATGGGACGGAAAACGGATATGCCAGTGAAGAGGAACTTTACGATGCCATTGTCAAAGTGTCCAAAAATAAGAAAATGCCGAAACTGATGAATTGTCTGTATCTCACCGATGTCGTCTTTTTTCAGGCTCCGATCTATTTAAGCGAGATCGGCGTGGAAATTTCCAATAAAGTGGAAAGCTATATTTATCTGGACAAAGAAGATCCGCAGGCGACATCCAAAGTGCTGAACAAAGCCAAGGAAACCGGCGTTGATATGTGGATGGCTGCGATGAGTGAAACACTGGGTCAGAATTTTGACCTGGAAGAAGAACAGATCAAGCATCAGCTGTCGCAGATCATGGAAAAAATCAGCGATTCCTTCTATACTGAAAGTGAAAAGAAAAGACTGCGTCGCTTAGCAAGACAGATCATGGATCAAAAGGCGGAAGAGAAAAAAATCACCGAGCTGATCAAAGGCAGTAAGACAGAACTGGTCTGTTACACAGGGGAAAGGATTGAAATCCTGATCCCTTTCGTCTATACTTCAAAAGACTTCTATCGGAAACTTCAATATCTGATCGGCCACTGCGCGCTGATGAAGCAGGAGTTTTCCCGATGGAGCGAATATCACATTCCGCTGCATTTTGAGATCGTCGCAGAAGAGAGCCTGCCGGAAGAAGTCAGGCGGGCAATTGACGCTCTGAATCAGGGAGAAGAAAGGATTTGATCAACCATGCTGGATGTCATTGTTGTCGGCGGCGGTCATGCCGGAATTGAAGCGGCGCTGATCGCGGCACGTTTGGGCTGTGAAACGGCGCTGATTTCATTAAGTTTGGAAAATATCGGAAAGATGCCCTGCAACCCTTCCGTCGGCGGGCCTGCCAAAGGGATCGTCGTTCGTGAAATTGATGCCTTAGGCGGACAGATGGGCATCACCGCCGATCAAACAGCACTGCAGTTTAAAATGTTAAATACGACCAAAGGCCCAGGTGTGCAGTCCTTACGGGTTCAGTCAGATAAAGTGGCCTATGCTAAACGGATGCAGGAAGAGATTCAGAAGCAGGAGCATTTACAGCTGATCCTGG belongs to Holdemania massiliensis and includes:
- a CDS encoding pyridoxamine 5'-phosphate oxidase family protein, whose product is MNEVVNYLRTCGTFFLATSEEEKPHVRPFGAVCEFEGKLYFVTNNKKKVYQQLKENPSVELCGMSKGTWIRVSGEVKEDDRREARLAMMNENRQALSSMYTVDDHLMTVFYFVQGEATLYSFTEEPKKIQLD